The genomic DNA GCGCACGCCGCAGGTGTCGAGGTCATCACGACAGCCAGTCAACATAATCACGCTCTTCTCAAGAGTCTTGGCGTATCGAAGGTCTATGACTACCGAAGTCCCACAGTAGTCGATGACATTGTCGCCGCGCTGGAGAACAAGCATGTCGTCGGAGCATATGATTGTATATCGGAGGATAAGACTCAGCGGGCCTGTGCGGAGATCCTTGAAAGGAGCAACGCCGCGCGTAAGGTTTTAGTGTATACGAATGATGTTCTGACACCTGAGGGATTGCCGGCTTCGGTCACTGCGAAGGGGATTTTCTGTCTTACGGTGGAGGATAATGAGGTGGGTCCTGCTGTGTGGGTGGAGTATCTTCCGAAGGCGTTGGAATGTGGTCGGTTCAAGCCTTTGCCTGAGCCTTTGGTTGTTGGGACGGGGTTGGAATGTGTACAGATGGGTATAGAGAGGAATATGGCGGGGTTGAGTGCGACTAAGGCTGTTATTAGGTTGGTTTAGTTTCTTGATGGCTTGGGGTAGTATACCTCTTCGGGTAGGGTAGGGAGTGTTGTTGGCTTCGCGTGGTTAACTTGGGCAGTGAGCAGTGATATACGTTAGTATTATATAAAGACAGTGAATTTGATATTGCGTGAAATGTATTTTCGGTGGTTATTACTGTGCTATGTGTGTATATAATGGACTTGTTGAGAAAAGTTCATTTTGACTGGCTTGTAGGTATAGTCTGCCGTATATCGGACTAAATCGACCATCCGGTCGAAATGAATTCTTTCCATCACACGAATGCTTGAgtatttctttccctttgatTAATGGAATATGCAACAAAGCATGTTGCCAAACTAATAGGTCGTTCCTGTAATACGGTACCCCGTCGAAAGAAACTATTATAATGCCTATCGCATACTGCGCTCCGGCCAATCAACCACAATCGAGAGTCATAAAAGTCATAATGTTTCGATAAAGTGCAAGTCCAGTGATTAATCTATAGTGGATGAAAGTCACCACATCTCAAACTGGAGCTGGTCCCAAAGTTCAGCTTCACCAGAGTCCGTGGAGTCACTACCCTCGCGCCCAAAAGCAGATCAACGTACTTCTAGTTTCTATATTGACAAGTCTGCTGTCCACCAGCATCACTGGCCTGTCCCGGAGGAACTCCAACAAAAGTACCCGTACAACCCGCCTCCACGCACTCAGCAAGGCTCCCGAAATGCACGCccctcttcaccatcccTGGAGCGTGATGGGCGTATTTGGCCGAGTTTGTCATGATATTTCGAGACGTGACGGGAATAACAGGTTCCCCGAGCATGCACCAGCAGGTATCTGTGATAATTGTTGCCCCGAATTCCTCGATAATATCGATATAACCAGCCTTTTTCGACTTTTCGTATATATCTCGGCCGGTAGTTATGATGACTTTAACATCGTCGGCTTTCTTGCGGCCTGCGCATAATTTAGAGAGAGCGTCAAACTcttcaagagaaaaatgggGATTTCCCAATGATACAAGATCAACTGAAAGATCTTGTGCGGAATTGAGCATATGCCATGTATCAACTAGTTCTTCATGCCGGAGATCTATAACTGGTAGCTCTTGCTCTAGTTCGGCAAACTTAGAAGCCTCGGGCGTAACACCTTTGACGTGGAACATTGCGGCAGAGGCAGTGGTGCCAAAAGCGGCACTAAATGCTTTGAGATCCACCAGCTGTGGCTGCAGATATTCTAGCCCGCAAACCAATGGTATGTTATGCTGGGCCAGTTTTCCAATCACGTATCCCAGTAGCGGATAGTAAGAGTCATTGATTGATCCCAAATCGCTCACCCGGATACACATTGTTGGTCGTCGACCCTCAGGTAAGTGACATCCGGCTGAAGGAGCCCTTCCGGTTAGTGCAATGCAAACATCGATAAAATCGGGATATTTCTGGGTTTGAGCACCAAGGACGCTGTTAGCGAAAACCACGGCGTTCGACTCTGACCATCCAATATTTTGCCCGGCCTTGGGAGCAGCGTCAAGTGCGTATGGGGCGCAGGTGAAACTGGGCTGTGCACCCATGGAGAGGTAGATATTGGCCAGTGTGCCCGCCTGTGAAGCCAACTTAGGGTCGACGTTGAGTTCCTTCCAGCGGCGTTGATCGATCGAAATAGAATTGAGGGTGGTTGGAAGGGTGAATTTAGCACCCATGGATTGGAACTTTTGTGCAAACAGAAGGCTTGCAGGGCCTGTATATATACAGGCATCAATGTGAGCCTGCGAAACATCCAATAGTGAGCGCGCCCCTTGAATGATTGCAAAGCTCCTGATAATTTCCAAAGCAACCTTGGCTGCTTGGCCCTTTTCGCCGGCCAGGATGCTCCGATCAAGATCTGAAAGGTCGAAGTCGCCTTCAACGGGGTCGGCAGGCAGTTTCGGGGTCGGTAACAGAGCATCACTGACTAGCACGGTTTCTCCATCAATGGCAGCGAAGTGTCTATTGCATATCTTCGAGAAGTCCGAAGAGGACAAGACCACAACTGGTATAGGACAATCAAGTAGCACTTTTCCTACTAGAACCCCAAGAGTCAGAATCTGCTCGGGCTTCTCGAAAATCAGCGCAGCTGGAGCACAtccattcagcagaagcttAAGCATGACTGTACTTCCTGAGCATGAACCTCTACCACAGGGAATAGCAAGAACACGGCCGGCAATAGACTGGCCACAGAGGGGATGATGACGGTCTACCACCTGTCCCGTCTCAGGGTTCACTCCGCCCCAAAAGCTGATCTCAACCGGGCAGAATTGTAACTCTGCAGATGCAGCGCCCTTGATGAGACATTGACCACGAAATTCCATTGTGCTGCGAGCAAGACGGCAATATGATGTGTGACAAAGGCAATGGATCTAGTGGGCAAGACGGGTCATAGCACTTGACTCTTAGACCTTCAACAACTGATATTTTCTGTGTGCAGGCAGCAGATTACTTGTTGCCTTCGAGATAAGACAATGAGCAGCATATAGTGGTTAGCTTACTTAACCCCGCCCGACCTTGGCATTCCCTCGGTAATTTGTAATTATGCTTGATGAGACGCCTTTTTCCTCATATCTGCGTATATGTCAGAAGCCTTCGAGCATCATGACTCATTTGCGATGACTCCAAGGTCTTTGGAAGTTAATCTGATGTTTGATTGACCTCATTCCTGTTCATGGGGTCCAAACAGGATTGCAGATATTACCCTTTCGGGATACCGAAGCTGTTTGATGAGTTTGTCCGGACAAGTTGCAAACCTAGCAAACATTGCAAACGGCCGATCTCATGCTCTGATTGGTCCTACGAATAGTACACCTCAATACTAGGCCTTGCACTCATCAGTGATTGTGGATGGATATACTATGGAGCTGAACAAGCATATAAACCTTTGCTGTATCACAGCTTCCCAAAATCCTAAAGAAGTTTCTACCTCAAGAGCAAAGTCCATTTCCATCTAGCTTTGGCATTTCCTCTTCGTACCCTGCAAACTTTGCTCTAAATCATTACCATGGCTACCTCTATAGCATCTCACGAAAAGCTGGTCGAGTTTGACCTTGTCCAGTCTCACTACAAGAAAGTGGGTGATCACGAAATCCGTGCAGATTTCATCATACCCCATACAGAGTGTACCGGGAAACGACCTCTCATTGTCCGGTTTCACGGGGGCTGTCTTGTAAGCCAAAAGCCCAACCAGACTCTGTGACTGGCAGAATTAAACATTGGATATAGCTAACGGAACAAGGTAACTGGAGACTCACTGTCAATGGAATGGTTCCCTCAATGGCTTCTTGATTTGGCCAAGAAACATAATGCAGTGATCGCAAGCGCCAACTACCGTCTTCTTCCCGAAGCCACGAGTCTCgacatcttcgaagatgtcGAAGATTTCTGGACTTGGCTCCACTCCtcggaagttgaagagctgCTGTCGTCATGTGTAAACCCCACGAAGCTAAACCTTGACCGTATCATCACGGCAGGCGAATCTGCGGGTGGTCTACTTAGCGTATGCCTAGCCCTGGCTCATCCGGATGAAATCCGAGCGGCAACAGCAAGTTATCCATGTCTCGATATGGCTTCGGCGCACTACAGTGCCCCAAATCCGGTGCCACTGACCAATCCGCCCATCCCTGAGTCGCTGATTGACGAAACTCTTGCCCAAGTCAAACCTGGAGCTATCAGATCTTCCGCTTTATTACCCGACCGGTTGGACTTGGGGCTTGCAGCGATTCACTACGGGCGCCTTACCCAGTTATATGAGCGAGGAATAGGGAGCTCACACCACCGAGATCTGCGGTACCCCTTAGAGAGACTAGACCAGCTAGATGCTAAAATTCCTCGAGGTGGGATTGCTATCATCCAAGGATTGCAAGATCACATCGTGCCCGCCGAAGGCAATCAGAGATTTGTTGAAAAGGGACGCGAGGTCATGAAAGGAAAACCGAGCGCTGATAAAATTATACTGACTCTACGAGAAGGTACCCACGGATTGGACATTCCGGCTCGTTTAGAAGAGGGATGGATGCAAGAACACCTGGAAGCGGCAGTTGAGGCTTGGCTAATGTAGAGTAAGGGCCATGTCGTGTGTGTGCATACCATACAATAAGTAGATAAGCAGCAACCTTGGCTTTGTATTTGATGTATCTAAGGCCCAGTAATATCTGAAGTGAGCAATGAGCTTGTCTGATGGTGGTCGCGGTATTATCTGATCTTGCAACCAGGCGATATAGATACGATGATTTGTTCCGTGGGGATTTTCTGTCGAGCTTTTGAATTCAATTTCTATGCTCCGTAGACTGAGCACTATGTGTAGCAGCACTGAtctatattatcatcattTTCATGACCAGTCTTGGTgatctctttggctcttcTTACGAAGATGAAGGCAGGCTATGCTGTCCTGTTGAAAATGTGACCTTGGGTGTAGCTGAAGGCTTACATTTGATATGAACCTACTGTTTAACTCGCTCTGACCGAGTTACTTCTACGTATTTAAGGTCTATTTTGGGGATACCACCGCTATCCAGAAACTAAAAAAGTGTATCTTAAGGTACACCTTATGCTGTCATATATTTTGAAAAATTATCCAAACCGAAGGGAATTGTACATGTTTTAGAGTATACAAAAGAGTACTAATTAGGGTTCCAGAGATATGGATCCAACACTAGTGCTGACCAGGGTAAGGTCGAAGGTCACAGGACTCCACCAACGATTTAAGGCGCACTTTTTCATCTGTCTTACATCGTGTGTACATCCACGTTTCAATAGAAAGACCTCAAGGAGCGACTACGGCacttctccatctcccatCAACCTGTGTTCCGTATCGGCTCAATGACTACTACCACAGTTCCGCATTCTCAGCGAAAACGGCGACGCCCAGCTCTCGCTTGCGAGCAATGTCGTCGTCGAAAAGTCCGGTTAGTTGGAGTTGTTCCCTGAGTCGCTTGACATGCTCTCACTCGGCTCTAGCTGCGATAGAAACCACCCGTGTGCTAACTGCATACGATCTGACCCTCGATCTTGCCACTACATTGACACTGATCGGAAAACGAATGTCACACACGATCAGGTCATCGATTTGGCCCCCACGTCATCTTCGAATGGCAATCTACCATTGGACTCCTCAATCTCCCCTCAAGATGCACAGTTTTCTGAGCTTCCAAATGTAGATGCACTCCAGTCTCCTCGTTCATCATTGGCGAGTTCCACAGTTGGTCAATATTCTAAAACTTCCCACGTGCCGGTAGAGTCACAGGCGGGGTCGCCTGTTCACTCATTGGAAGATCGAGTACGTCAGTTAGAAAAGAAGCTTGAAGACACCCTCAATTTGCGACCACCGGATAGCGCTCCAAGTCAGCCACCCATAAGAATGCCTGAGCACGGTTCAATAAATGGAAGGTTCCTGAAGACGAGGTTCTTCGGGAACAGCCATCGATCTATATGTGAGCACAGGGTACCACTTTCTTTCTACTTGTAAACTGCGATGACATAGACTAAAGGCCAAAAGGTTCAAGGAATGATTTACATGTTCCATCGAAAGGCGTCTGAGAATCCTGAGATACAAAATCTGTACGAAAGGTGCAAGCAGCTTGCAAGAACAATTAAATCACAGGAGATAACTCAGCAGAGTATCTGCCCCGAGCTAAGGGATTACATGCCATCGAAACAGACATCGGACAGGCTTATCCAAGCCTACCTTCGTACATTCGAATCTGTCTACCGCATCGTGCATGTGCCATCATTTCTACGTGAATACGATCAGTACTGGAGAAATCCTCAGGCAGCCAGCCCGGCGTTCATCATCATGACTTTGCTAATGCTAGCGATTGGGAACTCTTTTTGCCAGTCGGGGGACCCAGGCAAAGACTATGTTCCGCGTTCTACATCCTCACAGTGGATATATACGGCGCAAACGTGGCTCAGCTCCCCGTTTGAAAAATCCCGTCTCAATATCGCTAGCCTCCAAACACAATGTCTCCTTCTTTTGGCCCGCCAGACAAATGACATTAGCAGTGACCTTGTCTGGATCTCAGCTGGCGCTCTCCTTCGAACAGCTATGCATATGGGCTTCCATATTGACCCTCGTCATATCGATGGcatctctttcttcgatGCACAGCTTAGACGGAGAATATGGAATACAATTCTTGAGATTGTTGTCCAGTCTAGTATGGATGCTGGAGGCCTTCCTCTAATTCGTTGTGATGACTACGATTGTGAGGCTCCCCTTAACATTGACGATGCTCAGATGGAAGATGCTATTCCTAAGGCAAAGCCCCTCGAGGACTTTACCGAAACATCTCTGCAGATAGCCTTACGGCGATCACTATCTGTGCGTCTACAAATTGCACAGTTTCTGAACGATTTCCGCCGAGGCACCTCGTATGATGAAGCTTTGCAGCTTAGCAAAAGCCTTATCAGTATATACCGCGAAAGCTCAGCCTTATTTGACGCTTTTAAAAATAGTGGAAAATGTCCTACTCTCTTCCAGTCAAACCTCTACAACTTGATGACGCAGCGCTTCCTGCTTGCTCTTCATGACCCCTTTGCTATAAAGGCAAAAGCTGACCCGAAATTATATTACTCACATAAAGAAGCCCTCCTAGTGTCCATGCGTATCTTAGCACCATTCAGCACCTCGACATCGGAAGATCTTGACTATACCGCATTGCTGCTCACAGGCTCGCCATCATTTCGGGACGTCCCTACCCAAGCAGCTGCCGTCGTTGGAGATGACCTCATTGAACGGATTAAAGAGCAGATTAATACTGCAGTATCAGCTCCCTATACGTCATATCCTTTGTCACACGGAGACTCCAGGCGTGCTGTGGAGAAATTTGTCTCCTGTGCATTGGCACGACTTGAATCTGGCGAAACTAACATAAAGGGCTATCTGGTGTCTGCATGCTTTCTGGCACAGATAGAGGCTATGGAGTGCGGTCAGCCCATTGATGAAGCGTTGAGTAGAACTATATTGGCAGTTCTTCAAACGTGCTCAAAGATCTTAGGAGACAGAGTTGAAACACTGAGCCCTTCAAAGCCAGGAATAGAACTGAGTACAGCGATTAATGAGGAATCAACCTTGACAAAATTTGATAACCAGTTTAACTGGTCTCTCGCCGATGACTTTGTGAGTTGTCTGCTTGTCCTGGTTGGAAAGCAAGGTGCACTGAAGTTTACTGATAGGATTCAGGATATGGAAATGGATCTAGGCTCATGGTTTCCTTCCCTTGCCTACATCTGAGCTGGAATTGTAACAATGTTGTTTATTCATGTTGGATTCTGCTGATGTGAGGCCTATCTATTGATCTGGATCGCCGATTATCATAGAGTTAGAAAGGAGACAAGTGGGTTAAGAAGAGTGGCGCAAATAGACGTTTATTTACGGCACCATACTATTCTTAACATCCTATATTCTTCTAGAAGCTATTTCAAACTCCGGGCAGATATCAACGTTCTGTATACGTTTGGAAGATGGGCCGAAAAGATCATGTCTCTACTAGTATCTACAAGCCATGACATGACATAACTAATGTTTTCGATCATCGGTCTTGGAGATATATACATGGAATCTAGAAGATTCTCTATCTGCACAGCCAGAATCCCAGAGCCATCGAGTAACCAGGTAACAGACGTTGCTAAGCCTTAGCCGAACCACCCAGCATTTTGAGGAGGTACCAAGGTAATATAGACTGAAGTCTACATCGAAATTCGCTCACCATTCACAGATTGCCGTACACTTGATCTCCACCAGTAACCTCGGATTCGGTAATTCCTTGACACCAATTGTCGTCCTCGCCGGCGCATCCTCGCGATTCGGCCACACTTTGTTCCATTCTTCATTCATCCCTTGATAGCAACCGGTCAGGTCAGTCAAGAATACCGTTGCATCGACCACATTCTTAATGCTCCCTTTGCCGTCTGTTGCGCCGCGAATAATAGTGTCAATATTGCGAAGAACTGCCGCGGTCTGTTGGCGAATATCCAGCGTCCATGTTCCATCCGCATGTTCCGTTACGCCGTCCCAAGTCCCATCTCCGCGGCGCGATGATGTACCAGAGACGTGGATGGTACGAGAAGTGGGGTTTGTGGGGAGAATGCGTGCATGAGGGTAGTTGGCGAGGCCTTGGGCTTTTTCAggtgggaggaagaaggccgaaCCGTTGGACATGTTGAGAATGATCGAATTAAAATTACCACTAGGGCTGTATCTGGAGGTTTTAGGCGATAAATCAATTTAAAAAAGGCGGGTAGGTTTTCTAGGAATGGTGCTGTAGGTGTCCCTTTATAGCTTCATTTGATATCCGTCGGATAAGGACCCGGTTCCGGGTCAAACGGGTGTGTTCCGTGAATTCGAAACCCATGGGACGGTTCAGTTGGGACAAGCCAAGCTCCTAATCGCGTTAAACTTCCGATTGAATAATTGAAAATTTTCCTTGGTCATCCAGGATAATCTTGGTTTAGCTTCAAGCTAACAGCTCAGTCGTATAAGATTAGGGCATTGAGCTCACATGGTGCGGAACGATGCGGGGTGTTGTCCCATGACGTACTAGCCTACTGAGGACTATACCTGCATTTATGGAACCTGCATTTAATCTGCATCTCATCTCTGACCGTCCTCTTCAACCATCCCTTTCTTAGCTGGCTTCCCAGCAACAACCGTCGACAAGATGACTGCCCAGACCTTTCGTCAGATCTCAAATCACAATCTCCAGACATTCCGCCACAATTATGTGTCGGAGATTTCGGGTTCGCTCGGCGATCTCGGAACCTTTCTCCCCATCGCCATAGCGCTGGCCATCAACGGTACTGTCTCGCTGTCCAGCACCCTCATCTTCTCAGGgctcttcaatatcttgacGGGTCTATTCTTCGGGATTCCACTTCCTGTACAGCCCATGAAAGCAATTGCTGCGGTAGCAATCGCCAGATCCTtcaacaatggcaccatTGCCGCTGCCGGAATCTTCGTGGGCGCGATCATTTTCATATTCAGCATCACTGGCCTACTGCACTGGTTCGCAGACGTAATTCCTATCCCTGTTATCAAGGGTATCCAGGTTGGGGCAGGCTTATCGCTTGTTATTGCTTCTTGTGGGAATATCCTGTCTTCTCTGGGATGGGTCGGGCCGTCATGGGCGGATAACCGGATTTGGGCCATCGCGGCgttcgtcttcctcatcatcaccaatgtTTATCGCAAGGTACCCTATGCGCTGGCAGTATTCATCCTTGGCATCATCTTTGCCATTATCCGCAGTGCACTAGTAGCTGATTTGCCGTCTTTCACGTTCTGGCATCCTTACACCGTCGTCCCCACTCCCGGTCAGTGGTCCGTGGGTGCTCTTGATGCGGGTATCGGACAGATTCCGCTCACGACGCTGAACTCCATCGTCGCCGTCGTACATCTTGCGGGCGACCTGATCCCGAATGTACGTACGCCTTCGATCACGTCTGTCGGACTCAGCGTTGCCGCAATGAACCTGGTGGGGTGTTGGTTCGGCGCCATGCCTGTCTGTCACGGTTCTGGCGGACTGGCCGCCCAGTACCGATTCGGAGCACGATCTGGCTCCAGCGTGATTCTCCTAGGCTTACTGAAGTTGGTGATTGGTATCTTTTTCGGTGAAAGCTTGGTGGGCCTGTTGAAACGGTTCCCTTCAGCGCTATTGGGAGTAATGGTGATAGCTGCGGGTCTGGAGCTGGTCAGCGTTGGAGAGAGTCTCAATACCACGGGTGCCCGGGATATCATGAAGGCCAATTTTGGAATTTTGGGTGATACCAGACAGGATATTTCGCCGATGCTCAGTGATGCAGACCGCAAGAGACGATGGACGGTCATGATGGTTACCGTGGGGCTGTTGGTTGGGTTTAAGAATGATGCGATTGGATTCCTGGCTGGTATTCTGTGCCACCTCGGCTATGAGCTGCCTGGTCTCTGGGAAAAAGTACGAACTCGGTGGAACGAGGGTCGGGTCAGATTGCAATAATCGCCCGCTTGACAATTTCACGCAATGACGCTGGTTATGACTGCATACGAAGCTTACTACTGGATGGTTTTTGTTTTGACGTCGTTTCTAGCCAATGATATATAGCCGGCATGTTTTGTTAtttgcttttgcttcctCTCGGGGACGGAGCTGAAAGGGCAGCAATTATGGAGATGGCGCCTTGGCTTTGCCAGAAGATACGCAGATCGAACAACTTGAAGTAATTTCTTGGGAGCCAACCACGAAGGTCTTTGGCGTGACAGTATTCCCTGGAACGAGAAGCATCGGCTATTGATTTCCGCCGCTCTATCTCGAAATTTCGGCCAACGAAACACCCCGAACGCGGACACATCTGTTGTACAGAGCATAAAAGCGTTGACACGTTCTTACCTTATATAATGCATGAGGAAGAGTCACTGGGAATTTCTTCACCAGTATGCCTCTGCCCGTGCAGCACTGACGAAGCGAGAATTCCGGGTCATACTGGTCACCATTGATTGCAAATTAAATGTCTTTGGCTTTAGAAGTTTTGTTTAGCTTGCTAGTGAGTTacaatatcaatataaaAGAACAATATAATACAGTTGGAATTCATATTTCCCCTTCCTAGAAATATAATCAGTGATTTAAGCATATTTAGCAAAGATATTAAAGATTCATTCCTAAACACAAGACAGTGCACATCATTAACTAGATTAACTAGTCACCATATTTAACCCCGACAATTTCCACCCCAAAACCTCAATTAAACCCCCTATCATATAAGTTCAAACTAACCCAACCCTAATCATAAGATTCACccccctcatcatccaatTCCGTAATTCGTCGCACTCCCCCAGCCGAAGAGTTCCCCGCAGTCAATAGCCGACCGGTCTGGTCGTACCGTTTCTCATCAACGACATCCGGCTCGCCGAGATCCTGACGAATGGTACGAACAGTCGTGGTTCCATCAGGCTCGGTCTGGGAGACCGTAGCATAACGCTGACCGGTAGCGGCGGTGCCGTCGTCGGTGCTGCTCGAAGAGCTGTAGAAGtaggaagaagagctggagtAGGACTGCGACATTTTGAGTTTTGGAGATATAGCTTTTGGTTCGAATTGTAGAAGAACGtgattttttattttgtgtATgtggttttgtttttctagTCTTGAATGAACCCTTGGGTAAAAGTATGAACTTATATGGACCTGTGGAAGGTCGTGTGGCGATGGATGATATCATAACAGCATCAGTTAGTACGGGATCTCCACCTATGAATGATCTGGGCGATGGTGATATATTTTCCAGGTGTTTAGAACGTATTGTCATTTAGGGCTTGGGATACTGTATGTGACGTTTCAAACAAAGAACTACTGTTTGTGTGGTGACGTTGTGGTCTTGTGTTCTTTTTGTGGGCTGGGCACCTTGTGTGGCTGACGCGATTGTTCTAGAAGGGTGAATGGATTTCTTCGAGTATACTGTGTAAGGGATTTCCGTGGTTAGGGTCTGTTATTGTGGGACTTTTGTTTGTGTTTCCTTCTGAGGTCTTTGGTGGGTattggttatatatatatatggatTGAGCTGTGGTAAGTGTAAGGATGACTAGCTCTGCGCCCGTTGTGGGATTTGTTGCTATGTATAGGAGCTGGTTTTTAACTTtgggaaatatatatcaGAAGTCCTTGGATACAATACTGGACTATGAGAAggtaagaagaggaaaaaaaaaagatgaTTGCATGATAGACGGAAAGTAAGgccaaaaagagaaaatgtaaaaagatggagacgcggggaatcgaaccccggacCACTCCCATGCTAAGGGAGtattataccactaaaccacatccccaattGGATGAAAGGAATGAGCCATTAATGTCTTATAGCCACTATGTAACAAAAACGCACTAGCGCATTGCTTATCCCATCGGGACCGATAGAACTTTTCCCGATGCGATTTTATCAGAAAATCTTCCAGACCATCACAAAATTCCCATAAACGCCCTGCACCGCCAACGCAGCTGGTGGATGAGCTGCCTTTTGTCGTATCACGTCTGTCCGATCTTACAGTCAACTACCATTGCGGTAATACCCGATAATTAATTACAACATACCCCTacgcagccatggctgccccCgtcctccctctccaacaGGTCAAGCTCCCGGCGCTGCCCTCGACTCGCTTGACACCAGAGCAGCAATATTGGAAGACATTCAAGAACCCTCTGCTGATCCCCTCGCCCGCCAATGGCCCTGTCAATCTCATCACACAGCCTTCCGCTCCgtcctccgcctccgccttCCCATCTCTCACCCAGCCTCCCGATGTCTTCACCGTGACCACCGGTGCCCGAGTCCAAATTTACTCTATTCGCACCCGGAAACTCCTCCGCACCGTCACTCGCTTCGATGATACCGTACGCGGTACCGATGTTCGTCCCGACGGCCGTGTGTTTGTTGCTGGTGACGACACCGGTGCGCTCCAGGTGTTCGATGTCAACTCGCGCGCGATCTTGAAGTCATGGAGGGAGCACAAGCAGCCGGTCTGGGTCAGCAAGTTCTCACCCAGCGACCCGACATCTCTTTTCACGGCGAGCGACGACCGCACCGTGCGACTTTGGGACCTCCCGAGCGAAAACAGCGTAAAGACGTTCGTGGGCCATACCGATTATGTGCGCAGCGGTGCATTCATGCCGGGGTCACTGGCGTCTTCGGGACTCCTGGTGTCAGGTAGTTATGATCGTACTGTGCGCCTGTGGGATCCGCGCGTGGAGAGTCGGTCCGCGATGACCTTCAAGATGGCTGCCCCGATTGAGAGCGTCCTGCCGATGCCGACGGGCACTACGGTACTTGCGGCGGCCGATAACAAGATTGCTGTGCTGGATATTGTGGCCGGAAAGCCTCTGCATATGATTCAGAGCCACCAGAAGACTGTTACGGCGCTAGCGTTGGCTTCCAATGGCGAGAGACTGCTGAGTGGTGCTTTGGACGGTCACATGAAGGTGTTTGAGACGACTGGCTGGAATATGGTCTCTGGATCCAAGTACCCCTCGCCCATCCTTTCGCTCCGCGCCATTACGTCTGGACCAGCGCAGGAGGATAAGCACATCGCAGTTGGTATGCAGTCCGGTCTGCTGTCGATCAAAACCCGTCTCTCCGGCCAGCAGaagatcaaggagaaagagcGGAGGAAGGAAATGCAGGCCTTGCTGGAGGGCAAGTTGGAGGAACATGACCGTAAAGTGgccaagcaaaagaagctccgGGGCTCCGGTTGGGAAAAGCGTTTCCGTGGTCGTGATTTCATTGGTGAGGGCGTGGACATAATCATTGAAGGCCAGGATCGCAAACGGAAGAAGGAACAGCCTTGGGAGCACGACCTTCGCAAGGCCC from Aspergillus oryzae RIB40 DNA, chromosome 7 includes the following:
- a CDS encoding putative sulfate/molybdate transporter (predicted protein), with amino-acid sequence MTAQTFRQISNHNLQTFRHNYVSEISGSLGDLGTFLPIAIALAINGTVSLSSTLIFSGLFNILTGLFFGIPLPVQPMKAIAAVAIARSFNNGTIAAAGIFVGAIIFIFSITGLLHWFADVIPIPVIKGIQVGAGLSLVIASCGNILSSLGWVGPSWADNRIWAIAAFVFLIITNVYRKVPYALAVFILGIIFAIIRSALVADLPSFTFWHPYTVVPTPGQWSVGALDAGIGQIPLTTLNSIVAVVHLAGDLIPNVRTPSITSVGLSVAAMNLVGCWFGAMPVCHGSGGLAAQYRFGARSGSSVILLGLLKLVIGIFFGESLVGLLKRFPSALLGVMVIAAGLELVSVGESLNTTGARDIMKANFGILGDTRQDISPMLSDADRKRRWTVMMVTVGLLVGFKNDAIGFLAGILCHLGYELPGLWEKVRTRWNEGRVRLQ
- a CDS encoding uncharacterized protein (predicted protein), with the protein product MEWFPQWLLDLAKKHNAVIASANYRLLPEATSLDIFEDVEDFWTWLHSSEVEELLSSCVNPTKLNLDRIITAGESAGGLLSVCLALAHPDEIRAATASYPCLDMASAHYSAPNPVPLTNPPIPESLIDETLAQVKPGAIRSSALLPDRLDLGLAAIHYGRLTQLYERGIGSSHHRDLRYPLERLDQLDAKIPRGGIAIIQGLQDHIVPAEGNQRFVEKGREVMKGKPSADKIILTLREGTHGLDIPARLEEGWMQEHLEAAVEAWLM
- a CDS encoding fungal specific transcription factor domain-containing protein (predicted protein) is translated as MIYMFHRKASENPEIQNLYERCKQLARTIKSQEITQQSICPELRDYMPSKQTSDRLIQAYLRTFESVYRIVHVPSFLREYDQYWRNPQAASPAFIIMTLLMLAIGNSFCQSGDPGKDYVPRSTSSQWIYTAQTWLSSPFEKSRLNIASLQTQCLLLLARQTNDISSDLVWISAGALLRTAMHMGFHIDPRHIDGISFFDAQLRRRIWNTILEIVVQSSMDAGGLPLIRCDDYDCEAPLNIDDAQMEDAIPKAKPLEDFTETSLQIALRRSLSVRLQIAQFLNDFRRGTSYDEALQLSKSLISIYRESSALFDAFKNSGKCPTLFQSNLYNLMTQRFLLALHDPFAIKAKADPKLYYSHKEALLVSMRILAPFSTSTSEDLDYTALLLTGSPSFRDVPTQAAAVVGDDLIERIKEQINTAVSAPYTSYPLSHGDSRRAVEKFVSCALARLESGETNIKGYLVSACFLAQIEAMECGQPIDEALSRTILAVLQTCSKILGDRVETLSPSKPGIELSTAINEESTLTKFDNQFNWSLADDFIAVHLISTSNLGFGNSLTPIVVLAGASSRFGHTLFHSSFIP
- a CDS encoding aconitase family protein (uncharacterized conserved protein), with the protein product MEFRGQCLIKGAASAELQFCPVEISFWGGVNPETGQVVDRHHPLCGQSIAGRVLAIPCGRGSCSGSTVMLKLLLNGCAPAALIFEKPEQILTLGVLVGKVLLDCPIPVVVLSSSDFSKICNRHFAAIDGETVLVSDALLPTPKLPADPVEGDFDLSDLDRSILAGEKGQAAKVALEIIRSFAIIQGARSLLDVSQAHIDACIYTGPASLLFAQKFQSMGAKFTLPTTLNSISIDQRRWKELNVDPKLASQAGTLANIYLSMGAQPSFTCAPYALDAAPKAGQNIGWSESNAVVFANSVLGAQTQKYPDFIDVCIALTGRAPSAGCHLPEGRRPTMCIRVSDLGSINDSYYPLLGYVIGKLAQHNIPLVCGLEYLQPQLVDLKAFSAAFGTTASAAMFHVKGVTPEASKFAELEQELPVIDLRHEELVDTWHMLNSAQDLSVDLVSLGNPHFSLEEFDALSKLCAGRKKADDVKVIITTGRDIYEKSKKAGYIDIIEEFGATIITDTCWCMLGEPVIPVTSRNIMTNSAKYAHHAPGMVKRGVHFGSLAECVEAGCTGTFVGVPPGQASDAGGQQTCQYRN